One segment of Streptosporangium brasiliense DNA contains the following:
- a CDS encoding metallophosphoesterase family protein — MRRTVIIGDIHGCFDELLELLQEVNLRPDDLLVSVGDLVDRGPAPGEVVRFFRERPNSVVVMGNHERKHVRGIFSYAQEITRLQLGERYAETVRWMRTLPYFFENEHVRVVHAAMLPGVPPAEQREEILCGSTSGERELAALFPDSHWHDHYTDAKPVVVGHHVTGREPMIRDGRVFGLDTGACHGWNLTALCVPGFTVHSVEARADHWSIVKRRWQLPVLKSKPWHGFTWSELTATIARFSSAPDVATRGWLETVEKWAADLRSSFPALVAAAHRVADELTTDELRRHPAAQCLFQARNGRLDQTSLARQCSTPRRTVDLAAALGLTLPELPD; from the coding sequence GTGCGGCGTACCGTCATCATCGGCGACATCCACGGCTGCTTCGACGAACTGCTCGAACTGCTCCAAGAAGTGAATCTCCGTCCGGACGACCTGCTGGTCAGCGTCGGCGACCTGGTCGACCGCGGTCCAGCGCCCGGCGAGGTGGTCAGGTTCTTCCGCGAGCGCCCGAACTCGGTCGTGGTCATGGGCAACCACGAGCGCAAGCACGTGCGCGGGATCTTCTCCTACGCGCAAGAGATCACGCGCTTACAGCTGGGCGAGCGCTACGCCGAAACGGTCCGCTGGATGCGGACGCTGCCGTACTTCTTCGAGAACGAGCATGTCCGCGTCGTCCACGCCGCGATGCTGCCCGGAGTTCCGCCGGCCGAGCAGAGAGAGGAAATCCTCTGCGGCTCGACCAGCGGCGAACGGGAGCTCGCCGCGCTGTTCCCGGACAGCCACTGGCACGACCACTACACCGACGCCAAGCCGGTCGTCGTCGGCCACCATGTGACCGGGCGGGAGCCGATGATCCGCGACGGCAGGGTCTTCGGCCTGGACACCGGCGCCTGCCATGGCTGGAACCTGACCGCGCTGTGCGTTCCGGGATTCACGGTCCACTCGGTGGAGGCGCGCGCGGATCACTGGTCGATCGTCAAGCGCCGGTGGCAGCTGCCCGTCCTGAAGTCCAAGCCCTGGCACGGATTCACCTGGTCGGAGCTGACCGCGACGATCGCGCGGTTCTCCTCGGCGCCCGACGTCGCCACACGCGGCTGGCTGGAGACGGTCGAGAAGTGGGCCGCGGATCTGCGGTCGTCGTTCCCCGCCCTGGTAGCCGCGGCGCACCGCGTCGCCGACGAGCTCACCACGGACGAGCTGCGACGGCATCCCGCCGCGCAGTGCCTGTTCCAAGCCCGTAACGGTCGGCTCGACCAGACCAGCCTGGCCAGGCAGTGCTCGACACCCCGCAGAACAGTGGACCTGGCGGCCGCGTTGGGGCTGACCCTTCCCGAACTGCCCGACTGA